Genomic segment of Apium graveolens cultivar Ventura chromosome 7, ASM990537v1, whole genome shotgun sequence:
gggcaaatataatcgctgctaattctagatcatgcgtaagATATTTCTGCTCTTGTGGCTTTAATTTCCTTGTCATAGATACTATCACTTtcctgtgttgcatcaacacacaacctagCCCTTTATATGAGGTATCATTGTAGATCACAAACTTACCTTTTTGTTGGGTGAAACCTACACTGATGcggttaccaaccttttctttaacttttgaaagctttcttcacacttatccgtccaaataaacttttcattcttccttgtcaacttagtcaatgggacAACAATCTTAGAATAATCTTGTAAAAATTTCCTGTAATACGCTACTAATCCACGAGAGCTTATGACTTCTATAGGAGTCTTAGGACTATCCCAATTCATCCCAACTTCTATTTTGGCTGGGTCTACTTTTAATACCTTCACTGTacactacatgtccaagaaattgaacttcctttaaccaaaattcacgcttcgaaactttgcatataactcttctttcctcaaaatctccaaagaaatcctcaaatgttccATGTATTTTTCCTCCGTcttggagtatatcaagatatcgtCAATAAATAATACgatcacaaacttatccaaatattccttgaatactctattcctgagatccataaatgcagctggcgcattttTCAATCGAAATGCCATCACAAGAACTCTtagtgtccatatcttgttcgaaaTGTCGTATTCGGTATATCGTCCGCTTAATTTTcaactgatgatacccagattttaagtcaatctttgagaaacaagTAGCTCTTTCCCATTTATCAAAgcaagtcatcgattcgcggtagaggatacttattcttattcCTCAACTCATTCAATTTGCGATAATTGATACACAGCATCAGACTTTCATCTTTCTTATTTACAAATAGCATTGGTGCACCCCTCAGGGATACACTCAGGcaaataactcctttatccagcAATTCCTGCAACTACATCGCTAACTCTTTTATCTCGACAAGCGCCATTCGATAGGGAGCTTTCAATATTGATTCCGATCCAGGAGCCAAGCCAATCGTAAACTTGACCTCTCGATCTGGAGGTACTCCAGATTATTCATTTGGAAACTCATCGGGAAAATCTTTAACTACTGAAATATCTTCGATCCTTAAGGACTCCTTTTCTACATCCTTCACATGTGCTAAATACGCTTCACACCCATATCGTAACAGTCTATTCGTTTGGAAAGCCATTagaaacttcttctcttgcttctttcctttaaatatcacttcaaTACCATCCTTGGTCTCTAATTTCACTTTCTTACTTCTACATTCGATTTGCACATAGTGGTTTGAAAACCAATCCATCCAGAATAGAACATCGAATTCTTTTAACTTAAAAAGAATGAAGTCAGCGGAAAAGTGTCGACCTTCTATAATCCTATCATAAATGGGACAGATTCTCTTGGCCGTAACTCTTTCTTGATTCGCTACTTCTCTAATCAAATTAGGTTCGAGAGGGTATGCAACACACTTTAATCTAGCAATAACACTTTCAACAATAAAGgatttagttgctccagaattcattaacactttaacttctactgagtttatatcAAGCATACTTGCCACCACATCTGCATTCTGTATAACAtatttcattgtcatgttgaatgTTCTTGCCCTTGGCTGAGTTGCTGGTGCTGCAGAGGGAGATGGTCCAGTAATCCTTAGCACATtcgccttctgaacaggctctttACAGTTCCTTGCCATATGGACCACCTTTCCATGTTTAAAATAAGTTAATTACGGCTTCCGTGCTTCACTTGGGCATTCCATCAAATAGTGACCTTCTTGATTGTACTTAAAAACAATCACATATTCTAGTCTCAGATTCATAAACCTCATCtccaactggtcttgcatataatTTGGAAAATACGTCTCTAAAACATCTCCGTAAACTTCTCCCAGATTATAACTTTTCTTTTAAGCAGCGCCTTTGAATATTTCTACCTATAACATTCCTTAACCTAAAGGTAATAACTAGTGTACTGCGCCTTTTTCTCATCCTTAACTTCCGCTAACTCAAACgcttttccatttctctcaaccacgactgagctttaatcggttCTGGGAATCCTACAAACTATGGGGGATACACACGGACTGAAAATGTTTAAAGTTTCTGACTTTAGGGGCTACATATTATTGCAATAGTTGAACAAGTCGGTTCATCATAGTAGTAACATAGTTTAGTTCTTGGTCTTGGGTTTTCAGTTTTTTTGATTGGTGGTTTGGTGATGTGACCATTCTTTATAATcatgattgagcaattatttagtaatatgatagaatggcatatataacaataaagattctttttaaaaccatttgtgagttttaagctttacccactagcacatgcaatcctattactacataattcgcTCCTCAGTTACGGTCCTCACATGGTACAAGATATGATTTACAAGGTATTTAGAAATATGGTATGTAAAAGAGTTGAAAAAGATTTCCAGGGTTTACAAGGCGAAAGATTTATATAAGGCTTCAACAGTGCATAATAAAGAAGTTTAGGTAAAATATGTTCGGGCATAAGGTACAATGATACAGAAAAATaaaatagaggaaaaactggaaaacatctCCCTTCCTACCCTCAACTTCTAACTACCCTCTACTGACTACAACCATAGAAAACCAAACATAATACACCAACATCGACAACTACTGCTCCCACCAAAGGTCTTATATGGTCATTATCATCTAATCATCCAAGATCTCCCTCAAGACAGACAACATCCAGCAAATGATCTTATGCACCCTCTAGGCCTCAGCATCTGTATCACTAGTAGACGGTCCCTCGTCTAATCTCCTCCGGGAAATCTGCTCCACCATCTGAATCTAGACATTCCACTCATCCTCCATAACTGAAGTCCTCTTCCTAGACTCTCAGCTAGCCTATCTACCAAAGCCCCCAACTCAGGAATGCAGGAGTAAACAAaatctcgatcctgggctaacttgccaccaaaactaacaggcacaatcttaggcatctcagactctggcttcaagggtgatatctgcatagggatctcactactctcagatggatcctcctccTGATCTGAATGCACATACACAGGTTTCTCTAAAGAGGGTGGAATAGAGCCCAttggggtaccggtcaaactaatctctgaatcggaATCACTACCAATACTGGGGTTCTGATAGAAAATATAAAACAGTAACCAAGAAACAGTGTTAGGGTTAAATAAGACTTCCAACtgactcacaccctaactctagttgccaCTTTAACCTATTCACTTctcttagactatacctaatagtctagctcaactctatatgagttgAACACTCTCGTGATatagatatatacccaaaataccctttcaTCCTAtcttgtctcagggactagatcctgtagctctgataccaacttatgactccctcaatctcggggttaggaaatgaggacccacacaccattaaactaacaataaataagcataaaccccgattaactaataacacgatctaaacaggattaagtttgagacaagattacaactaccaaccagataaaataaattacaacccaaaatattatttaatttacACAATTGGTTCCGACTCGGAACTGATAGATAACTCTTTATATCTTATAACTTTCCAACTAAAGCGATTGCTCACACATCCTGTACTACCttctctggcatctggaagcctatGATACGGTAGaggccaccaggtacgctcttaggagcagtgcgcctaagtctgacCATCTTCTCGCTTAACTGCCATGGCTAGAACAAGaaaaatatatgagcataaaaagctcaacaagtaactatatgacagttctataaagcaataataataacaattaaaaaatctgaggcattctacttttaaatctctaggtggcagatttctgtcATTAGCTATATCATggttatgaagaaaggtttgggctttcaagaatcaagattaagatagggtgaaagccgacattcatcgcAATTCAATAGCAGGAGAATCATATCATAAAGGCATAATAGCATCATGGACAAGATATATGGCATCATGGCATCATGTTATAAacatttataattaaaataacttcaaaaacttcattttaggatgctacggattacagtcggtgatcagccgggaagtaatcccgaacctcgctgggttctcaaatataatgggatccctaggcaacatTTAAGCCTATCAATTGGTatgaaagggacttgcgtctgagtccaatccactaaatcaagaaaaaattctttggttaaagagcaattatcttttataaaactgatgccaggGAGAAATTACAAGGATTCTAAACAATAGGATTTAAATTATCAGTCGAGGATTGGAGTTATGGGACTCTTATCAGAAATTGAATTATCTTCTCACAAGCGGGATCATCAAGGATGAGTACGAATGATTCAACaactaaggaagaaagtattgaaaaagagttataACTATAATCAACAAAGGTAGGAGTGTCTGAGATCAAGGGTAGTACATGGCGTACATCTAGTTATAAAGTTTGGATATGGAAATAATTGATATCTATCAAACAAAGGTAGTTCAAGGAATTCGAATTATATGCAATGGTTAATATAGGGAATTATTGAAGCAATACTAAAAATGAAGTTCGAGGTATACAAGGGAATTAATCATCAAGACAAAGGtattcaagttaatgaagaattcaGGTTAATCAAAATATTCCACAAGGAAATTCATAAAGGTTCTATTTGGATTTACGAGATCATACAGTGACAAAGGAAATAGGAAATGTAATAAGGTATGAATCAATCAAATTAATATAAATGGGACGAACAGGATCCAACAACAACTTATCACAAAaatcaatattagggtttctcAGAAATTAATAACAGGTTTATCACAAGTATTAAAAAGGATCACTACTTTATAATGGCATTAGCAATATCAATTCATAAGACAAGGCAAAGTTATTTGACTTAAATCGCTTTCCTGCTTGACTGAAATTGAAACTGAACTACTGAAGCTGAACCACTGCCACCTAAGTttctttcccttttctagcctgaatgcctccactATTTGAATCTACAATCCAGAATGCCTCTGCtatctgaatctacaatccaaaataTAATCCCTAATTAGATACTTATTCGCACTCGTTGTTCCCGGAATGTCTAACGAATATCCCACCTCGCATTAAAGCTTAACATATATACATGAgtataatcacataatattcacatagcacttagtagtatatacttacatacttaactcgtatattcaagcataatcatagagtactcatataacacataccgagtatatacttatatacttaaaTCTATATCTTAACAAAATAATTACGATCTAAATAACTCAACAACCTAAGAACtattccttcatttttaattCTTATTTAATTAAAATCAACCGTATTTGATCGATACTAAAAACGACCAATGTCATCTAGTCATTTTTTGCCTTATTTTTTATAGTGAATGGGATAATAATGGTATCACAAGATCTTGTTCAGTTTGATAATTTATATAATGAGTATTATTTATTTATGTGAGTTATGGTTTCTACTTAAGAGTGGGGAACACATGATACTTGAAATATCAATTCACACAAAAAATACAAACATTTGCATTTACCATAACTCCATGCCATTTTTAAAAGAATCGTTattatgaaaaataaatataaaaaatgataagCACGAAGGTATAAAATCATTGAATGATTAATAAAAGAATAGTTATTATACTAAATCCTGTTATTTGGCCATAAACAGATTTAACATAGAACCAACCTTGAATCTTCTCGGCAACTACAGCTTGCTCACTAAGTTCCTGTTCAATATTCTCTGAATTTCTGGGGGAGTTGGCAGATTTCCTCATCACCAAGTTTTCCTTCATTAACACTGTATGATATCTTACTTCCCCTTTTCTTGTAGTCTTTCTTGAGATCCTCCACCATGTATACGAATGTCTGGCTAAAATGGATCGTCGAAAACTCTTCATCTGTGTTAGATTGTGAGTCAACTCGAATTCATGAACGGGACTTCTTGGCACATGGAACTCAGTCTCCATGTAACCAGCAACCTTTTGATGGCTTGCACGGTTCTTGTCATTCAAAGCCCTCACAGCTGTCCTTATAATCTAACAACGTATAACAGTAAAGTAAATAATAAGCAACTAAATCAGAATATTCCCAAAACTGGAGCGCATATAGTCAGCTTACCAGGACCATTCGTATTCTGAAGATGAGAAGATACATACTGTCAGAAGTTTCCAAAAGTTCCAGAGGAATTGAACGCTCAGCTTCATGATATTCTATATATTAGTAGATCCATGTTGAAAAACAAGAGTGTTCATATAGCAATAATCCTAAGGCATGTTCCATTTCTAATATTATAATTGTAAGCACAACTATCTGCATAGAAGATTGTCAGAATCTACCTGTTTTCCTTCTTCGtactataaatattttatattcctcacttaaataaattaagaaatatataaagattttactataaaatatatatttataattattgaataaaaagtAATATTTGAAAAAGTATCTTATTCAAAAAGGAGTTAAATGCAACATATATGATTATAACAAAAAAATGAGTAGTTCTACGGATACCAGATTAGATAAGAAATTTTGGTACAAATGACATGGTATTTGGCATTGTTGATGTGATGATTTCAAATATTGCTATAGGTGGAGTTAATATAAATAAGAGTTTATTTGTAACAAATAACATATATCATTTGAATTCATTTTGGTACCTCTAGTATTAtcctaataaaatattaataatttataaacaaaAAATAAACAAGTAACAGCTTAGTACACTCCTCAATTAACTACCacacaaataacacaaataatgAACTAACAATTTAAAAAAGGAGAATTTACTATAGATTTGATTGTTGGCTTACCTCCATCTATGATTGAATGGCTTACCTAACATACATATAGTTCAACCACGAATTTGAACTATAAGACAGTTTTATAACTGTCAGGCAGTTTATAAAACTGTCCCCCATGCCTTGCAACTGCCCGTGCCAGCCACTTGTGTCCCTATTATTTTCCAGTTTTCCTTGTCATCCAACTGCCTGGACTCCTGAAAACCGTCAATAACTATCACCAAGTGAATTCCTACTCAAACACTAGTTATTATTGCTAAGACTGTTGCCACTTGCCCCAGCAAACCCAGCAGAACCAACAGCCCCGACAAACCCAACAGACCTTACTGTGCGCACAGTTGTAGCCGATTAAGAGTCACCATGACCAGTCGCCTTGGCGGTCACCGAGCGGCGTCTCATCCAACTCAGGTTCCTAGACTCATGCTCAGCCAAGAAGTCCTACACTTACCATATATATTGCTTCAATAATTGCTTCCAAACAAGGTGTGCATCCCTCATATAAAATGAATCAGATTCATGTATCAAATTGATAAAATGGAATGGATTCTACTAGATCCAAATATAAGATGGAAGATGTAATTTTATTAAGAAAAAGCTAGAAGAAAACTGACCTCCATGAATCAAGCTAAAAAAAATATGTCGTCATACTTTTTGGCTTACCCTGGCGATATAGCTGAGTTCtgttatatattgtgtatattaGACTTCCTCAAGAATTCTACATCTTTCATTCTTAATGGGTAGTTATAAATTAAAAAAGTTAAATTAAGGTAGAAAAACTTAGGCCGAAAACATCCAAATTAGTGAGATTATTGGCCCAAAATGTAGGCCCAAAATATCCAAATTATGCCCAAAAACTCGGTTTATGTTGTAAGTTATAACTGAATTATAAAATTGTCATAATCTGATTTATAGAAATAACGGTAGACAcaaaataaaatcaaacaaaATTTAATAAATGATTATATTTTTTTTGCTTCAGCTTGAATCCATTTTCTTTACCTATTTCAAATTaacaaatattttttatttgaaatttgTATCTAGGTGGGTATTAGGATAAGGGGATaaatctattaaaaatatttatgggCTATAATAAACAAATAATTCAGAGACTTTAAATCTGATACACATGTATATTTCATAATCGAAAAATCTAAATTGAGTCTTTGTAGacattttaaaatatatttgaaGTCAAAACAAAGAATAAATTGTTATAATAATTTGAATAGAAATTTTAAAGTAAAATTGATAGTCATCTTTTATTCTTAATTTTTGGCTAATATCAATTTGATAATAGTTTTTAAATCatcataaaattaaaaattatttcaccACATTCTTATGCCattaaatatttctttttgatATGGATATTGGTATTGGTTTTAAACTATTATTGTCAATCGTACTGAAAAATATCATACATATAAGAAGGAGttttaaagagtataagatcatgtcCGTGCCTTTCCTCTACCATCTTAAGGTTTTAGAAGAACTGGTTACTTAACATGATATTAGAGTTCAGGATGGACAGACGAGGACACTGGTTCAAGTCGATGACGAGGACACGGGTTCAACTCCATGCATGTTACCCTCAATattgtaattaattatttaaaatattgaCATTGTACCTTGGTGGGAAAAAATAAATGGGACAAGATCCCCAACCGGTAATTGAAAAATATGTATTATGATGGGCCCCTAAATAGGAAAATATCCACACCTAGTCAATTGACCGCATGCTAGGCCCAAAAAGGTACAACACATCTAGTGATCCACTCTTCAAACCCGAATAAATGGGCTTTCGACTGAGGAGGATGTTGAATTATGAGATATGATCGTGTTAAGCCCAATTCCTAacacatggtatcagagctcgaTTTGGGGAGGGACTCGGTTCGAGTCCTCCAACTcccatatatttaatttaaatatttattgttggTATTGATATTAAACTCGGGTCATCCAACTGCTTTACATATTGTCATACCCACGCCCAACAACCCATTATTCGATCGACATCCTGGTTGAACCTATAAACACACCTTCACAGACCTGCGGGGATCCGAGGATTTAAAAAAGCTGATCAAGAGAAGGAAAGAGAATGACTTGACGGGGTCAGTTGATGTTCCTAGTGAGATCTTCTTGATGAGGCCAAAGGTCCTGGCAGAAGTTGAGAAAAATGGTCTTTTTTACCTGCACTCGAAGTTATAAAGTTTTTCTGGATAAAGAAATCAACAAGCTAGCCTCtacaacttttccagacctaaGTCAGCATACAAGGGATATCCTATATTTGCGTAGTGCTGCAACTCCGCTTGGCCTTATCATGAAAGTAAATGACAAGATTATCTTAGAggtattttaaaaaaattaacgtCATTAAATACATCTATAAATTTAAACTTAGACACTCAGCATGAACACTTGGATACTTATATGCAGTTTCATAAATTGTTGAGTGCAAATAATAGAAGTTTTGATAGAAACGTGTCCACGTGTTACACTCCTAGCTGACTTTGGTAATTTAGTGTGCAATTGACTTTGGATGAGATAAGGCTACCATAATATGTTTGTGTGTTTATAATGATAGATTATTTTAGATTCTGGTTTATTATCATTTGTGTGTGTCATCATGATTTAATTTTTCAATGTACTTGCTTTTAGTACCTATTTTATTATTGAAGATTTTATGAGCTTCGAGATCAACAAACTAAAGTTCAGTTTCAGGTAGAAAATTTCAAATCAGTTTTTTGAACTTTCAAGAGTGCAAATACTaatttgtttatttattattttttcttgAATGTACTATTTTGATTTTAGTACTTTTTGTTAGATTTTTCCCCATTTTCTATCTTCACTATAAAGATTTGTTCTTGATATGTAAATCAATGTGAGGATTATATAACTTTCTTTTATGACAGTTGAACTTTCTTCTAGCTGACTTCCACCTGATTTTCTGCACGAGGTTCCTCAGACTGTGACTATGATGGAGGGCACCATCAACGATGAATAAGGTGAAGACATCGACCCTCGTCCAGACCACTTTCCAGTTGTTTAATCCTTGTCAGTTATGAACTGCTTTTGGTACTGTGAAGATTTTAAATGCTATTTTATGAACTTTGGGCAATCTTATGCCTGTTTAAAAATCTTTTGGTActgtttaattattttaattatcaGTATCATGTTTGCCATTTTTGTGACTTTCAGATAACTATTCTGTGACAGGTGTACGTATTGCTTGACTTATTATGCAATGTAGTTCATTGATTTTTGCATATTTTGGTTGCAATGTTAGGGGACTTTTATAGAAAGAAGCaaccaattttttttatttcgaCTTACATTAAAATAACATAATCGAATCAAATTAATAAGCTCAAAACTATGAACTAAGCCTGTCGAATTTAATATGCACCATAAATAACAATAAATTTGGTCGTAATTAGATTTCACAAAAAATAGGTGCGCTTCTTTCCAACAAAATTGGGTTATTTTTATTTTAAACAGAAACTGTGTGCCCTTCGTTTTCAACAAAATAGGGTCATATTAAACTTAACAAAAACATGCATTCATCATTTTTAATGAAATATAGTCATATTTATATAACAAAACTCAAAATTACAACCAAAAACAGTTGTAACTACATTTAAACTACATTTAAATCGAAATCTGTCATTTTTAAACGTTAAACGACCATCGATTATTTTTATGTACCAATGAAAAATGGTCGTATTTAAATTACAACAGAACTCAGTCATATTTGATTTATGACCAAAGACAATCATGTTGATTTTTATAAGcgaaaaattcaatttttttgctgaaaatttaaatttcaaatataCTAAATACGATCACATCAAAATAGAGCGGTAGTATTAAGCCTGTCAAATTTATATCATCATATTTAGATGCTAGTGTTTTGCAAAATACAACGCTTTTTTTAAAATGACTAGCTTCGGAAAAACTACTATTTTTGCGGTCGTATTTAATTAAAACTACCTGTAATTGATTTGGAATATTgaaggggttatctgtatatttgttttaatatacaggtttatattatttaatgttATTTATtaacacccaatcctgaccccgaaTATGGGGGTGTTaaagttggcatcagagccacaAGTTGTTGGTCTCTGAAATAAGAATATGTGGAAGTAAGATAGGATTGACAGGTCATATAAGGTAAGGAAGACCCTAAGTATACTCATTTTGAATTCAAGTTGAGTGTGAGTTAAGATTAGCAGATCTGATATGGATTAGTAAGATAGGATATTATTAAGATAAGTGGAAGGCGAGTATATTTAcgatatagatatattgagttcccAGATCCTATGATTGTGAAGAGTCGACAGCTCGACGGAGAATGGGTATATCACCCTGCTTTTATGTGGTTTTAAAGATGGAGATTGATTCACATGAGAACTTCATATAAGTAAAGATAGATGAGTTTCAGGATGATCCAACTTAGAATTATTTAGTAGGCCAAGTTTTATACTTAAGATAACGAGTTGATTGAAGCTGACGAAGAGCCAACATCGCGAGTTTAAAGGAACCACTGTGGCGAAAAGCTTCTTATCATTTTTTGGGCGCCGCGCAAGGaatgatatttattttattagatATACTAAATATTAACAAGAAGACACGCTTTTATAAGCGCTTTTTCTTTACGATTTGAATTTATACTAGATGCTCCACATATGATAGATCTTGTTGAATTTTCACGGGTCCTAGATCAATCACATGACTAGTATCaacattatacttcttcagaagagaaaCATGAAATACGTTACAAAGATGTTGCATCTGCGGAGGTAATACTAACTTATATTCTACTTTTCCAATTTTCCTTAGCACTTCGAATGGTCTAGTATATTTAAGACTCAACTTTTCGTTCTTCCTGAATCTAGATAGACATATCCATGGAGGGATCTTTAACAATACTTTGATTGCAGATGCGAACATCACATCCTTTCTTTTTTTGATCTGTATCTTTCTTCTCTTGATCTTGAGCATCAATTACCCTTTTGTTAATCACATCCATTTTTTGTTTCGTCTGTTGCATCAACTATGGGTTAATAATTTGCGTTcgccaacttcatcccagtaGGTAGGGGATCTTCGATTATTTGAATAGTCCTTTCTCTTTGTCCGATgttctgcggatgatatgccgtgctcatttttcaatttagcttccaaatgatcatgaaattgtctcCAAGATCTCGAGTTAAATTTTGGATCTCTaccggatacgatagacactggaattCCGTGAtgcatcacgatttcatccacATACATCTTAACAAAAAATTTCCAATGGAATATTTCACTTATATGCAAGAAACGTGCTGACTTCATCGATCGATCAATTATTACCCATATTACTTCATGATTAGACTTAGTCTTTGTTAATCTTACCATAAAAATCATCGTGATAACCTCTCATTTTGGTTCAGGTATgtctagtggttgaagcaatccactaggtcgctgatgtttcACTTTTACTTTCTGGCATGTATAGCATTTACTTATTCATTTCGAAATCTTCATTTTttatatttggccacc
This window contains:
- the LOC141673303 gene encoding uncharacterized protein LOC141673303 codes for the protein MNSGATKSFIVESVIARLKCVAYPLEPNLIREVANQERVTAKRICPIYDRIIEGRHFSADFILFKLKEFDVLFWMDWFSNHYVQIECRSKKVKLETKDGIEVIFKGKKQEKKFLMAFQTNRLLRYGCEAYLAHVKDVEKESLRIEDISVVKDFPDEFPNE